A part of Natator depressus isolate rNatDep1 chromosome 18, rNatDep2.hap1, whole genome shotgun sequence genomic DNA contains:
- the RER1 gene encoding protein RER1 produces the protein MSEGDSIGESVHGKPSVVFRFFTRLGQIYQSWLDKSTPYTAVRWVVTLGLSFIYMIRVYLLQGWYIVTYALGIYHLNLFIAFLSPKVDPSLMEDSDDGPSLPTKQNEEFRPFIRRLPEFKFWHSATKGILVAMVCTFFEAFNVPVFWPILVMYFIMLFCITMKRQIKHMVKYRYIPFTHGKRKYKGKEDMGKTFAS, from the exons ATGTCCGAAGGGGACAGTATTGGAGAATCTGTTCATGGCAAACCTTCAGTGGTCTTTAGATTTTTCACAAGACTTGGACAG ATCTACCAATCCTGGCTAGACAAATCTACTCCATATACAGCAGTACGATGGGTTGTAACTCTGGGTCTGAGTTTTATCTACATGATTAGAGTTTATCTACTACAG GGTTGGTACATTGTGACATATGCCTTGGGAATCTACCACCTAAATCTCTTCATAGCTTTCTTGTCGCCAAAGGTAGATCCCTCTCTAATGGAAGACTCAG ATGATGGTCCTTCATTACCCACAAAACAAAATGAGGAATTTCGACCCTTCATTAGAAGGCTGCCAGAGTTTAAATTCTG gcaTTCTGCTACTAAAGGCATCCTTGTTGCAATGGTATGTACATTCTTTGAGGCTTTCAACGTTCCGGTATTCTGGCCAATCCTTGTGATGTACTTCATTATGCTATTCTGTATCACTATGAAGAGACAAATCAAG CATATGGTAAAGTACAGATATATACCCTTCACACACGGCAAGAggaaatacaaagggaaggaagACATGGGAAAGACCTTCGCTAGCTAG
- the PEX10 gene encoding peroxisome biogenesis factor 10 isoform X1, translating to MLSVPAVYVIFVTLRTADGGRERERFLLAPPPLLGMPLAPAGPAHLVRCGQKDELYRSGLRSGAGAALHGLAGAKKWLEWRKEIELLSDVAYFSLTTFSGYQTLGEEYVNIVQVDSSKKRIPSLLRRAILICLHTVVPYLLDKGLIHLEHELQIETGGSTTLQSNGLCGRTLVRSWVQKQVGRLTEQQKKTLSQTVYVLKQCIPLLRRLHLAVFYINGIFYHISKRITGISYLRAPGLPGDDQSVRSSYKLLGIVSLLHLVLTVGVQIYSFQQRQRARQEWKLHRNLSYPKNQTEEKSVIRSSRCTLCLEKRRHATATPCGHLFCWECITEWCNTKAECPLCREKFHPQKLIYLRHYQ from the exons ATGTTGTCTGTGCCAGCGGTCTACGTTATCTTCGTGACGCTGCGTACAGCGGACGGTGGCCGAGAGAGGGAACGTTTCCTCCTGGCTCCACCCCCGCTGCTCGGGATGCCGCTGGCTCCCGCTGGGCCCGCGCATCTGGTGCGCTGCGGGCAGAAGGATGAGTTGTACCGGAGCGGCTTGcggagcggggccggggcggcGCTGCACGGGCTGGCGG GTGCTAAGAAATGGTTGGAATGGAGGAAAGAGATTGAACTTCTTTCTGATGTAGCATACTTCAGCCTCACCACATTTTCAG GTTATCAAACTCTTGGTGAAGAATATGTTAATATTGTCCAAGTTGATTCTTCCAAGAAGAGAATCCCTTCTCTGCTTCGACGGGCCATTTTGATTTGTCTTCATACTGTTGTGCCTTATTTGTTGGACAAAGGATTAATCCATCTGGAACATGAGTTGCAGATAGAAACTGGTGGATCTACAACCTTGCAGAGCAATGGTCTATGCGGCAGGACTTTGGTACGAAGCTGGGTGCAGAAACAAGTTGGCAGGCTGACAGAACAGCAGAAGAAAACCCTTTCACAAACTGTGTATGTCCTCAAGCAATGCATCCCCCTGCTCCGTAGGCTGCATCTGGCAGTATTTTATATAAATGGCATCTTCTATCACATCTCTAAAAGGATCACTGGAATATCTTAT CTTCGTGCTCCAGGATTGCCTGGAGATGACCAGAGCGTTCGATCAAGTTACAAGCTTCTTGGGATAGTGTCACTGCTGCATCTTGTACTGACAGTTGGTGTTCAGATCTACAGCTTCCAACAaaggcagagggcaaggcaggaGTGGAAACTACACCGCAACCTCTCATATCCAAA AAATCAGACGGAGGAAAAATCTGTTATACGCAGTTCCCGATGCACATTGTGCTTGGAAAAACGTAGGCATGCAACAGCCACTCCCTGTGGCCACCTGTTCTGTTGGGAATGCATCACGGAGTGGTGTAACACCAAA GCAGAGTGTCCATTATGCAGAGAGAAATTTCATCCTCAGAAACTGATCTATCTGCGACATTATCAATAA
- the PEX10 gene encoding peroxisome biogenesis factor 10 isoform X2, with protein MLSVPAVYVIFVTLRTADGGRERERFLLAPPPLLGMPLAPAGPAHLVRCGQKDELYRSGLRSGAGAALHGLAGAKKWLEWRKEIELLSDVAYFSLTTFSGYQTLGEEYVNIVQVDSSKKRIPSLLRRAILICLHTVVPYLLDKGLIHLEHELQIETGGSTTLQSNGLCGRTLLRAPGLPGDDQSVRSSYKLLGIVSLLHLVLTVGVQIYSFQQRQRARQEWKLHRNLSYPKNQTEEKSVIRSSRCTLCLEKRRHATATPCGHLFCWECITEWCNTKAECPLCREKFHPQKLIYLRHYQ; from the exons ATGTTGTCTGTGCCAGCGGTCTACGTTATCTTCGTGACGCTGCGTACAGCGGACGGTGGCCGAGAGAGGGAACGTTTCCTCCTGGCTCCACCCCCGCTGCTCGGGATGCCGCTGGCTCCCGCTGGGCCCGCGCATCTGGTGCGCTGCGGGCAGAAGGATGAGTTGTACCGGAGCGGCTTGcggagcggggccggggcggcGCTGCACGGGCTGGCGG GTGCTAAGAAATGGTTGGAATGGAGGAAAGAGATTGAACTTCTTTCTGATGTAGCATACTTCAGCCTCACCACATTTTCAG GTTATCAAACTCTTGGTGAAGAATATGTTAATATTGTCCAAGTTGATTCTTCCAAGAAGAGAATCCCTTCTCTGCTTCGACGGGCCATTTTGATTTGTCTTCATACTGTTGTGCCTTATTTGTTGGACAAAGGATTAATCCATCTGGAACATGAGTTGCAGATAGAAACTGGTGGATCTACAACCTTGCAGAGCAATGGTCTATGCGGCAGGACTTTG CTTCGTGCTCCAGGATTGCCTGGAGATGACCAGAGCGTTCGATCAAGTTACAAGCTTCTTGGGATAGTGTCACTGCTGCATCTTGTACTGACAGTTGGTGTTCAGATCTACAGCTTCCAACAaaggcagagggcaaggcaggaGTGGAAACTACACCGCAACCTCTCATATCCAAA AAATCAGACGGAGGAAAAATCTGTTATACGCAGTTCCCGATGCACATTGTGCTTGGAAAAACGTAGGCATGCAACAGCCACTCCCTGTGGCCACCTGTTCTGTTGGGAATGCATCACGGAGTGGTGTAACACCAAA GCAGAGTGTCCATTATGCAGAGAGAAATTTCATCCTCAGAAACTGATCTATCTGCGACATTATCAATAA